atagttactgaccatcacagatagattatagatatagttactgaccatcacagatagattatagatatagttactgaccatcacagatagattatagatatagttactgaccatcacagatagattatagatatagtcaCTGACATCACAGatatattatagatatagttactgaccatcacagatagattatagatatagttactgaccatcacagatagattatagatatagttactgaccatcacagatagattatagatatagttactgtccattatagatagattatagatatagttactgtccatcatagatagattatagatatagttactgaccatcacagatagattatagatatagttactgaccatcacagatagattatagatatagttactgtccattatagatagattatagatatagttactgtccatcatagatagattatagatatagttactgaccatcacagatagattatagatatagttactgaccatcacagatagattatagatatagttactgaccatcacagatagattatagatatagttactgaccatcacagatagattatagatatagtcaCTGACATCACAGatatattatagatatagttactgaccatcacagatagattatagatatagttactgaccatcacagatatattatagatatagttactgaccatcacagatagattatagatatagtcaCTGACATCACAGatatattatagatatagttactgaccatcacagatagattatagatatagttactgaccatcacagacagattatagatatagttactgaccatcacagatagattatagatatagttactgaccatcacagatagattatagatatagttactgaccatcacagacagattatagatatagttactgaccatcacagatagattatagatatagttactgaccatcacagatagattatagatatagttactgtccatcatagatagattatagatatagttactgaccaaAGTGTGAATACACTAATGTTCTTCTGTAGGAAGAGATGGAGTTAATGCTATAAACAGGAAAGATGGATAATATCTTGGTCTTCTAATGAATAATTCACACAATAACTTCCTCATCAACAATATTTTTAGTGGtgttggggaaaaaaagctgattgggcgatatatcgcgacATTACATCGCGCGATTCTcagattcaaaatgcatccatattgatttttttaatttcttttttaacctttatttaaccaggaaagtcttttccactgcagaaGACATTGTAACTGTACAAAGAAGttcactgaaacctgggcatgttgaccagcttgtgttttttcaataaaatctataaagaaagtactaactttctgcatttatttgttgttctaggtatatacctcagttaagttgcactgaagtcaaagttggtttaaaagccacaggttgattatgttattttttattttaagttgttggcacatggcatgctaaagccaatgttttgagtataaaatatgccaataaaatatatttcatatgtaATGTTCTCATGTTGttccaagttgtttttttagtcatatataaaatttaaaaaatagcaataatcgccttataccttaatatcgggatataccgtatcgtatcgtgaccttgTTTCGAGATGCGAATCGTATCGCCTGATGCCATACAATACACACCCTTAATTATTACACTGTTTGTGTATAGATTTTTATACACAAagcaaaatactcaaaaatcaAACCTCATTTGAATGACTTTCACAACTCCcttttacaatatttaaaatCCCTTGACAAAAAACTATAGCCCCCCTTTAAATCTACACTCTACCGTACCTTGGACTTTAAAAGCCCATAGGTatggattattttttattttattttctatgtttatttatttgtgtgttgtttttttgtctataTTGTTCAGTTCCTCTGTGTATAGATTTAACTTGTAGTTTTGAGTTTAATACTGTATACTATCCTATCTGTTGTTCTATTGATGGATGTATATATGACATTTTAGTGCctctttatctaaaaaaacaaaaaacaggaaagacttgaagaagagagagaaaagcaGGGAGGGACATGGTGATTAGGAAGGAATGACGAAAAGGAAAGTGAAagaatgtaaaacaaaaacattgttgAGGCAATTATAGTAAGAAGACAAAGAAAGACATAGAATGCAGTGGGGAAAAAACAGACCAATTACATAAAAAACATAGACAGAAATAACACACAATGACTGTAAAAGACAAAGTATATGTGTTTAGGAAAAACAGAATGATAGAGGaatgaagaaggaaaaaaatgacacagaCAGAAAGATGAAATGATAGAGAGCTATACAAAGAATGACAGAAATGAGACATGGCAAacgtatttgtatagtgcatttcatacacaaggcaattcaatttccataacataattaaaaagtgcaaaagaaaacattcaacagcttaaaaatcaacaagaacattaaaaatcagccgtaaaaacatttaaaatcaacaataatgagattaaaaatctccctctcagtcgtagacagtagagaaaaagagttcctttaactttgatttaaaaatgttcacattggatggtgacttcagctctgctggcagtttgtttcacttctaaaactaaaactaaaactaaactaaaagcagcacaaacatgtttactgtgagctctgggctccactatctgacctgtgtccatagatctgagagacctgctgggttcatacctgactaacatctcactgatgtattctggaccaaacccattcacagattatacaccagcagcagaactttaaagtctattctgaggctgactgggaaccattgtaaagactttaaaactctgatctctttgttctggttcagacccgagctgcagcgttctgaaccagctgtagatgtttgatgctcttttgggggattcctgtcagaagaccattacaatatagaaaacaacacaaaataagaaaaatatggGCAACTGAAGGAAAGTGGTGAAATATGTTATTAACGGCTGAAAATGGTTTACACAGGTGATCGCTTTGCTGCAGATATTTGCAAACATTACCATGAAAAGTTATGTTTGACTTTCTGTTTTTTCTCAGATCATTAGACATTGTTTGCTAACACAACAAAGCACAACATGGCCCCGACACGGGTGAGTGAGTTTCTCTCATGGATGTTTTTAATGGTCTTTTTTTATGGTCTGAAGATGTGGTTTCatgggccctcatttatcaactttgcgtaaaaacgggtgcaaatcAGAGTCcacatttggtcgtacgacaggaccaacgtatGTTTCATTAAACATTCGTATTTGACCAATCCAAGTGtacaaatgatcaggtgttgatgaatgcggcggctgaatttgatcatCATTAACATGATACACCCTCCTGTTTCGGAGGCCCACAACAGCGATCCTGGAAAGATGCATGGATAGGACGTTTATGTCAACCTCAGTCCCCaggctttaggcaataaatatcacattgaaGGAAATtaacgatttaaaaaaatccttaaaatgaTATCCCTTGGGGTGTACGGAGGAAATAGGACCTCATTCTCTAAGATGGAGCATAGCAGCGCTGAGTCCCATGTGAACCTATGCGCTCCCGCTCAGACGGTAGTAGAGTTTATTAGTGGAGTTTTATGGTATCCAgtgaaaagaaaaccaaaaaaagtggTCAGTAACATGgcctttttaaaaagtattttattttgtttaattcattttaataatccatttcgatctgttctgaatgtgtgtctgcttatgcttaaatgacagctgaggcttgtttaatactttaatttTAGTCTCAGTCAGCATTTGCTGTGCTGAGCCACAAATtcacacactcagatttgcgtaCACAAGGTCAGatctgacgtgagatctgatcacAGCGTACACTCACatcagaattgataaataacGAAACTTGAGTGAATTTGGTTGTTCAGATCTGAATGTACAAGCAGTTGATAAATGAGTGCCATGGTGTGTAATTATACTGTTGTCTGCAGGAGTTGTAAATGAAGTGCTGTATAATCCTTCATTGGTGAGGATATTCTGACTCTTACTACATATGATTTATTCTCTTGGTTCCTACAGCGTGATGAGAAACCAAAGGCTGGGGACTGCATTGAGATCTTCCGAGGCAATTATCAGCACTGGGCCTTGGACGTTGGAGATGGCTGTGTAGTTCATCTGGCTCCTCCCTGTGAGTCCCTAAATGAAAAACAGCATTCAACACCACGCAAACAATCAATAATTATCAGGATCAAAccacaaaagaataaaaatgtttgtaacaATCTATGTGAGCAGCTAAAAAAAGGAGCagttccaaagtccctccctcagaggagctaacaagctaactttAGTCCGACAACAACATCACAGAAATATAACATCCATCTatcttcttccgctttatccggggccgggtcgtggaggcagcagtctcagcagagatgcccagacttCCCGATCcatgcacacctcctccagctgttctggggggGACCctgaggcgacaccaggccagctcagagacatagtccctccaacgtgtcctgggccttccacgaggcctcttcccaataggacatgcctgaaacacctcccgagggaggcgaccaggaggcatccgaaacagatgcccgagccacctcagctggctcctttcaacgtgaaggagcagcgactctactccgagctcctcccgagtgattgagcttctcaccctatcttgaagagtgcgcccagccacccttCGAAGGAAACTtttttcggccgcctgtatccacgatcttgtcctttcggtcattacccaaatctaatgaccataggtgagggtaggaacgtagatcgatcggtaaattaagagctttgccccccgattcagctccctcttcaccacaacagtccgatacagcgaccgcatcactgctgacgccacACCGATCCGTCTATCAATCTCACACTCCATccgaccctcactcgtgaacaagaccccgagatacttgaactcttccacttgaggcaaggactctccaccAACCCAGAGAGGCgaagccacctttttccggtggagaaccatggcctcagatttagAGGTGCTGATCCTAATCCCGGCCACTTCACACTTggctgcaaaccgccccagtgcatgctgaaggtcctgatttgatgaagccaacagaacaacaacatctgcaaacagcagagatgagatcctgaggttcccaaatcggaccccctccggtccctggctgcacctagaaattctgtgtataaaagtaatgaacagaaccggtgacaaagggcagccctggcggagaccaacatgcactggaaacaggtctgacttactgccggcaatgcgaaccaggctcctgctacggtcatacagggaacggacagcctttagcaaagggccccggaccccatactcccggagcacaacccacagggcaccacgagggacacggtcaaacgccttctccagatccacaaagcacatgtggactggttgggcgaactcccacgaaccctcgagcacccgatgaaaggtatagagctggtccggtgtgccgcgaccgggacgaaaaccgcattgttcctcctCATGGCCTCCCAGCCTGCCCTTCTTCCtctctcctaacacacctgaCTCATATCAGCAATCAGGTAGGAGAGGGATGTGGAGCtgtataaagggctgagaggaccagaaggagGGAGGCACGACAACAGACCAGCAGCAGACACGTGGGGAGAGTTCATCAGCTCCCCAATGGAGATCtctaagtttgttattttagtttggactggagatttctggtagtcctgttttcgtgTTCCGgtagtttagtgtttttgtagtttagagggtggatgctgggacgacggccctgtatagggttggcccagtgtcctccctacttttgttcagtttggccagggtTTCCAGTCCCTTTTAGCTTGATCTGTTGCAACTGTTAGGTTTTTGTTAATACATACTTTTGATAAACCTTTGATAAGCCTTGACATAAAATCCTAGAGGGGGTTGTAGCACTCCTGAATCTGAggtgctctgttaaaagcatattactgcagcgcttctctctctgtATGTGCAAACACCAatctatcagcagcagcagcagcaacaacacagtttcacttacagcagcccacacagaggctgctgcacgcacatgaataacatgcaccacagagttctggtgtaatatttacaaatcaaacataatgtaaatcaagcagcagtaattatcttttaagcagaaaagttgcaaattccatcttctactactccagaccatacactgtaaaaaacgACGGCACTCCAGTCCCGGGAAAGGgacggggactgtgagcaacagctgtcagacagtctaTCAAACACAATCATGGGTCTGATTGATTTTTTTGCTCATTCgaggtgcattctggcaatctgccaaagggtGCAAGAGCAGCAGGTGGGattcaatgagcctgttttttttcacacaaactactagtttgatgtaaagctgtccttacatagtgactgctttagcaaatatgacaaaaagtcacttgtataagagttgcagactgcacctttaagtataAGGTTAACCTTTCCCCCTGCCCCatacatgtataaataaaaatacattaaatacaatacattcatggctagggatgtaacgattaatcgtaaggcagttaaaaatcgattcataggtatcacggttcacattgattctctgaaaattgaatcgcagtgctttttttaaacagcagagggcgctatatattgatctttctcttgtccaaatgctgaggtggcgggcggaatctgctactactttctttcttgctgccttctactcttaaacatgttcataaatgattccttacccctttagcaccaaaagaatatctcacgggcggcatcaaggaaaggtgatctggcgcgctctggggtgcttggtcggtgcgcctgggggccggcggggcggcttgcagcatccccttggtgccctcggcgactatggccgttgttgtcgtccctgggggcgctgctcttggtgctgcttccggTGCTgcttgacctttgacagcatgtgcagacaagttaggaaaaaaaatatatatatatatactgtatatatatatatacagtataaaatgcttgggggggggggggcctcAGTAATGACACTAAGTCATAGTGATGGTGATATGCTAACTTTGAAGTACACTCTACCCTTTTACAGACACGTAGCTCAATGCTGACCAATGATAGGTTATCAGCAGCGCTGCGTCACATGACCAAAACACAGAAGCTCACACTGACAAACACCATCTAGCGCTAGCAATTAAAATTCaatacaggtaccctttaataaGTAACCAAAGCCCGGGGTTTTGGCTGACATGCGTCTAAGGCAGAGGTGTGTAACTTCTATTACagctggggccacaaaaatgtgtttgtttgatggaaGGGCCCCATTATcagcattcatgtcagcatttagaataatgaccaatctgagcataaacacaggaaacaacaaggcaatgttgtgttttttgtcattttatgttgttCTCTCGCTTGTTATGATtccattttgtgcatatttgttgtccttttgtgtatttttcctgtaaaatgtatgttttttgggctcatattgtgtatttctgttgttatgcTTGTTCGTTAGTACTGAGGGTTTGTGAAGTATGTTTTGtttatcttgtcttttttggtacttttgtcttagtaattttgcatattttttgagtgattttgtgtatttttgtctttgttttgtgttgtttggagtaattttgtgtttctgttgtcattttgttcatttttgtattagttttgtgtgttttggagttttttttgtcttttactgtattttcatgcattgctgtaattctttgtctttttgtctgtatttttgctttagtttacttttctgtcattttgtacgtttacatTTTGTCTGGTCTAAGGTCTAGGATGggaattaaaaacaatttatgctatgctaactacccactcaatactcactatacctctaaTCACAATTCTCTTCATTTAccctactcgccacagatttcagagtccacaggtgctagcttttataggaggggcggggctaactgTAGTGGTTCATGACATAGCTGCCTCCAAAGCGTCATTGGCAACAGTAATATTTGATTGTAGTAGcttggtttcaacccatagagggcagttacTTTACATTTTTACCACAAAATCTGtcaaattaaaaatactttgactaaaatgtcaagagttggacaagaatcaatcagcAACACACCTTcttaccaaatacatttgttctcAACAGAAGAAAGTGGTTTGGTTTAGTTTCTCCTTAAATAGTTGCATGTAATGTGGTTTTACCTGCTGATTCTccagtgtgaatgcacccttacTAAAGCAATGCGCTCCCTAGTGTACAAATTAAAAAGTTAGTAACCTGTGGACAGATTTGGACGCCATGGTGAGCCATAGGTCTGACGCTCTTCATCTAatccagacataggcaactggaggCACGGGGGCTACATGCGGTCCTCAGTCTAAGTATGTGCGGcctccaaaacaaaattgtaattcctGAGTTTGGTAGTTAGAAGCCCAACATAAcgcacaaaactccagaaacacagaaaacaacagcaaaatgcacaaaatgtcagcaAAGACACACTTAACCACTTAAccataaaatgactacaaaaacaacatacgctatacaaaaagacttcaaagacacaaaatgtctaTGAAATtgcccaaaatgacagaagaatactctaaagacaacaataacacaagaaatataacaaaaacacacaatgactcaaacaacacacaaaaacgcaacaaaaatttgcaagaaaacagacaaaataaattcaacatacacacaaaatgtctaaaaactaaaaaaacaaaaccagaaaactcacacaaaagactacaaagacaaaaccctttgctctttcctgtattaatgctcagattggtcaaagttgcccatttctgctcTAGTGCCTGCTGTGATGTGTTCTCAGGCGAGGCCCCAGGTGGAGCAGCCAACAAAATGGTATCTGTCCTGTGTGAGAAAGCCTTGGTGCAGAAGAATGGACTGTGGGATGTGGTCGGAAATCATGAGTGGAGGGTCAACAATGACCTGGACAAGAAGTACGAACACCGGCCAGTTCAAGTCATCGTGAGAGACGCCCTCGACGTGGTTGGCTGTGAGCTGCCCTACAACGTCGTCACACGCAACTGTGAACACTTCGTCAATGAGCTGCGTTACGGCAAGGCCGAGTCCCGACAGGTTAGTGCCACTGCTTAAATACATAAAgcataaataacagaaatataatTCTTCACCAGCTCCTGGTGTCAAACTGTGCAGCGAGAGAATATACTCACGTGAAATGTATAACTCTGAGGTTCAAtttttgtgaagtaaagctaaagttgtttatttatttatctttgttccagccttactttaatgCAAAACGTTATTTGTTGAAtaggtgaaggtgatgatgaatgtagttaaagaGTTACTAATGCTTATTATAGATCCTCCACTAACAAATACTCACACAGAAAAGAGATACTATTTTATtcaaagactgattccaagatgcactttttaaatttaaatgaggtattatgtgggacctgcagttATATTGGAACTGTTATGTACATGCAATCCCCCCAccattgattgtttttgtttagattaaGAGGCACACTGTTCGTGTGTGCCTCTTTTGGATGGTATTGGATGgtgattgtttatttatttaaccaggaaaaaaatcccattgagattaaaaacctctttttcaagggagtcctggccaagaagcagcaaagttacaacacactgaacagaaatacatttacattacattaaattgacaggataacataagaatcaaataaaacaaatacagacaaCTGAGGCAGTCTCAAATTCTCTGTTTCGTTTTAAAGACATTCAAGGATAAAAACTCCGTCAGCTTCCAGTCTCTTTGCAGTGTGTTCCAAGCACAAGGAGCTGCATGTACAAAGGCTTTTTTCCCCAGCTCTGTGCGGGCAAAAGGAACCgtgagcaacagctgatcattggaTCTCAGCGCATAAGTGTTCGTACTTCTCTTTGTAAGTAATGTATAGATGTAAGAGGGCAGTAATCCAAGAAGAgccttataaataaaagtaaaccaatGACACTGCCTCCTAGTGTGCAGGGAAGGCCATCCCACCCGAGAGTACAGCTCACAGTGATGTGTCATGGCTCTACAGTTTGTGATGAACCTCAGAGCAGAATGATAAACAGAGTCCACCATCAGAAGACATGTACAAGAAGCATTCATATAAAAAAGGTCACCATAATCTAACACAGATAAGAATGTGGCAGAGACACGGCGCTTCTTTACACCAAAAGAAGCGCCTTTTTGCGGAAGAAGAAacccaatttaagttttaatttcctcacaagtttgtcaatgaaaagtttaaaagtgagggAATCATCAATTACGACACCAAGGTATTTATATTCATGTACCACTTCTATGACATTTCCTTCAAGACTGGACACGACCGGGGGAGCTTGAGGCACCTTCTTATGATTAGAGAACAACATTAGCTTGGTCTTCTCAGCATTGAGAACCAGTTTTAGATTAATCAGCGAATGCTGGACAGAAACAAAGGCTTTCTGCAGGGAATTAACAGCCTGTTCAAGAGATGATCCGaagcaataaataattgtatcatCGGCATAAAAATGCATATTACCATCAGAAACATTTTGTTCGACATTATTAATGTACAAGATAAATAAGAGGGGCCCCAAAACAGATCCCTACGGCACCCCCTTGTGAACAGTAACAAATTCAGAACAATGGCCCTCATATTTAATACACTGGGTCctgttttctaaataatttgaaaaccaAGCGACAGTGTGCTCTGACAGTCCAATGAGATGTAGCCTGCATTTTAAAATAGCatggtctacagtgtcaaaagCTTTAGAGAGATCAATAAAGAGTGAAGCACAGTACTGTTTTTTATCAAGTGCTAcaataatgtcatttatcaCCTTCATAGTAGCAGTGATAGTGCTGTGCTTTTTTCTGAAGCCTGATTGCAATTTAGAGAGGATTTCATTAGAATAAAGGAACTCTTTCAACTGATCA
The genomic region above belongs to Gouania willdenowi chromosome 10, fGouWil2.1, whole genome shotgun sequence and contains:
- the LOC114470526 gene encoding retinoic acid receptor responder protein 3-like, encoding MAPTRRDEKPKAGDCIEIFRGNYQHWALDVGDGCVVHLAPPCEAPGGAANKMVSVLCEKALVQKNGLWDVVGNHEWRVNNDLDKKYEHRPVQVIVRDALDVVGCELPYNVVTRNCEHFVNELRYGKAESRQVRQYRDVAIGVGVAAVVTWGVVALAKMWLSDNKEEEEEEEY